One segment of Arvicanthis niloticus isolate mArvNil1 chromosome 5, mArvNil1.pat.X, whole genome shotgun sequence DNA contains the following:
- the C1qc gene encoding complement C1q subcomponent subunit C, with the protein MAVGPRCNLQCGLYLLLLLLALPLRSQASAGCYGIPGMPGMPGAPGKDGHDGLQGPKGEPGIPAIPGTRGPKGQKGEPGMPGFRGKNGPMGTSGLPGNPGPRGPPGEPGEEGRYKQKHQSVFTVTRQTAQYPTANSPVKFNSVVTNPQGDYNTNTGKFTCQVPGLYYFVYHTSHTANLCVHLHHNQSRVTSFCDHMSNSKQVSSGGVLLQLQRNDEVWLAVSDYNGMVGMEGSDSVFSGFLLFPD; encoded by the exons ATGGCTGTAGGACCCAGATGCAATCTTCAATGTGGACTctacctgctgctgcttctcctggcCCTACCGCTCAGGAGCCAGGCCAGCGCTGGCTGCTATGGGATCCCAGGGATGCCAGGCATGCCAGGGGCCCCTGGGAAGGACGGGCATGATGGACTCCAGGGGCCCAAGGGTGAGCCAG GAATCCCAGCTATCCCTGGGACCCGAGGACCCAAGGGTCAGAAGGGCGAGCCTGGCATGCCTGGCTTTCGTGGGAAAAATGGCCCCATGGGGACCTCTGGGTTGCCAGGGAATCCAGGCCCCAGGGGGCCCCCCGGGGAGCCGGGTGAGGAGGGTCGATACAAACAGAAGCACCAGTCGGTGTTCACGGTCACCCGGCAGACGGCCCAGTACCCGACGGCCAACAGCCCCGTCAAGTTCAACTCGGTGGTCACCAACCCTCAGGGGGATTACAACACGAACACAGGGAAGTTCACCTGCCAAGTGCCCGGCCTCTACTACTTCGTCTACCACACGTCGCACACGGCCAACCTGTGCGTGCACCTGCACCACAACCAGTCCAGGGTGACCAGCTTCTGCGACCACATGTCCAACAGCAAGCAGGTCAGCTCCGGAGGGGTCCTCCTGCAGCTGCAGAGGAACGACGAGGTGTGGCTGGCAGTCAGTGACTACAATGGCATGGTGGGCATGGAAGGCTCCGACAGCGTCTTCTCTGGTTTCCTATTGTTTCCCGACTAA
- the C1qb gene encoding complement C1q subcomponent subunit B gives MKTWWGEVLTPLLLLLLGLLHVSWAQSSCTGPAGIPGIPGIPGVPGSDGQPGTPGIKGEKGLPGLAGDHGEFGEKGDPGTPGIPGKVGPKGPVGPKGAPGPSGPRGPKGDSGDYKATQKVAFSALRITNTPLRPNQVIRFEKMITNVNENYEPRNGKFTCKVPGLYYFTYHASSRGNLCVNLVRGRNRDSMQKVLTFCDYSQNTFQVTTGGVVLKLEQEEIVHLQATDKNSLLGIEATNSIFSGFLLFPDMDA, from the exons ATGAAGACGTGGTGGGGCGAGGTCTTGACACCCCTGTTACTGCTGCTCCTGGGTTTGCTCCATGTCTCCTGGGCTCAAAGCAGCTGCACTGGGCCCGCTGGCATCCCTGGCATTCCTGGCATCCCTGGGGTCCCTGGCTCTGATGGCCAACCAGGCACTCCAGGGATAAAGGGGGAGAAAG GGCTCCCTGGATTGGCTGGAGATCATGGTGAGTTTGGAGAGAAAGGGGACCCAGGGACCCCTGGGATTCCAGGCAAAGTTGGCCCCAAGGGTCCCGTCGGCCCTAAGGGTGCTCCGGGCCCCTCTGGGCCCCGTGGTCCCAAAGGCGACTCTGGAGActacaaggctacacagaaagtaGCCTTCTCTGCCCTGAGGATCACCAACACCCCCCTGAGACCGAACCAGGTCATTCGCTTCGAAAAGATGATCACCAACGTGAATGAAAATTACGAGCCACGCAATGGCAAGTTCACCTGCAAGGTGCCCGGTCTCTACTACTTCACCTACCACGCCAGTTCCCGTGGGAACCTGTGTGTGAACCTCGTGCGTGGCCGCAATCGGGATAGCATGCAGAAAGTACTCACCTTCTGTGACTATTCCCAGAACACCTTCCAGGTCACCACAGGTGGGGTAGTCTTGAAGTTGGAGCAGGAAGAGATTGTTCACCTGCAGGCCACGGACAAGAACTCCCTGCTGGGTATTGAGGCAACCAACAGCATCTTCAGTGGCTTTTTGCTTTTCCCTGACATGGATGCATAA